In Gemmatimonadota bacterium, a single genomic region encodes these proteins:
- the asnS gene encoding asparagine--tRNA ligase, whose product MVDIERLGEHVGETVTVRGWVETTRGHGKVAFLVVRDGTGTVQAVLLKNQIEEAAWTLHGALTQESLVTVTGEVKQDARAPGGYELGVRALSLLSGADEYPIQAKEHGVDFLLDHRHLWLRSSLQRASLKVRAEVSQAIHDFFYGRGFTRIDTPILTGVIGEHAGTLFETEYFGETAYLAQTGQLYVEAACPAFKKVYCFGPTFRAEKSKTRRHLTEFWMIEPEVAFADSDDNMRLQEEFVSYLVERALENCADELEVLERDTSNLERIKTPFPRISYTEAVELLKQKGSKTEWGQDLGAPDEASLMEDQDRPLFVYNYPKGAKAFYMKENPDDPRTVLCNDLLAPEGYGEIIGGSQREDDHDRLLARIQEEGLPVAAYRWYLDLRRFGTFPHSGFGLGLERTVGWITGRHHIREMIPFPRLMNRLYP is encoded by the coding sequence ATGGTCGATATCGAACGGTTGGGTGAGCATGTCGGTGAGACCGTCACCGTGCGGGGGTGGGTGGAGACGACCCGTGGTCACGGCAAGGTCGCGTTCCTCGTGGTCAGGGACGGCACCGGCACCGTGCAAGCCGTCCTGCTCAAGAATCAGATCGAGGAAGCCGCATGGACGCTGCACGGCGCGTTGACGCAAGAGTCGCTCGTCACCGTCACGGGTGAGGTCAAGCAGGATGCGCGGGCGCCCGGCGGATACGAGCTCGGGGTCAGGGCGTTGTCGTTGCTGTCGGGCGCGGACGAATACCCGATCCAGGCCAAGGAGCACGGGGTCGACTTCCTACTCGATCACCGACATCTCTGGCTGCGTTCCTCGCTGCAGCGGGCCAGCCTCAAGGTGCGCGCGGAGGTCTCGCAGGCGATCCACGACTTTTTCTACGGCCGCGGCTTCACCCGGATCGATACGCCTATTCTCACGGGTGTGATCGGTGAGCATGCCGGGACGCTCTTCGAGACCGAGTATTTCGGCGAGACGGCCTATCTAGCGCAGACGGGTCAGCTCTATGTCGAGGCCGCGTGCCCCGCGTTCAAAAAAGTGTACTGCTTCGGTCCGACGTTTCGGGCGGAGAAGTCGAAGACACGGCGACACCTGACCGAGTTCTGGATGATCGAGCCTGAGGTCGCATTCGCGGACTCGGACGACAACATGCGTCTGCAGGAGGAGTTCGTTTCGTATCTGGTGGAGAGAGCCCTCGAGAATTGCGCGGATGAGCTCGAAGTCCTGGAACGGGACACCAGCAATCTCGAGCGCATCAAGACTCCGTTCCCCCGCATCAGCTACACCGAAGCGGTGGAGCTCCTGAAGCAGAAGGGATCCAAGACCGAATGGGGGCAGGACCTGGGCGCGCCCGACGAAGCGTCGCTGATGGAGGATCAGGACCGTCCGCTCTTCGTCTACAACTATCCGAAGGGCGCCAAGGCCTTTTACATGAAGGAGAATCCGGACGATCCACGAACGGTGCTCTGCAATGACCTGCTCGCGCCGGAAGGGTACGGTGAGATCATCGGCGGGAGTCAGCGAGAGGATGACCACGACCGGCTCCTGGCTCGCATCCAGGAGGAGGGTCTGCCCGTAGCGGCATACCGGTGGTACCTCGATCTGCGGCGCTTTGGCACCTTCCCGCACTCGGGATTCGGACTCGGGCTCGAGCGCACTGTCGGGTGGATCACGGGCCGCCACCACATCCGCGAGATGATCCCGTTCCCGCGCCTCATGAACCGGCTGTACCCTTAG